One stretch of Excalfactoria chinensis isolate bCotChi1 chromosome 31, bCotChi1.hap2, whole genome shotgun sequence DNA includes these proteins:
- the LOC140263483 gene encoding death-associated protein kinase 2-like isoform X2, whose amino-acid sequence MAEDGGASSDSPKAVTLPARSVEDLYELLETLGSGHFGVVKRCRERSTGVFYAAKFVKTRRCRGSRRGLERVQVEKEVAILRDLQHPNIMQLHDLFTCRAEMVLVLELMRGGELFDFIAEKEMLSEEEAIEFLEQILLGVQYLHGRRIAHFDLKPENIMLQEKDVPKPQIKIIDFGLAQKLEDGVTFKSLCGTPQYIAPEVINYEPLSSATDMWSIGVITYILLSGLSPFQGETDAETLSNVLEGAYEFEERYFSETSEMAKDFIQQLLVKEPQERMTASECLVHPWIKPLSRKQAAKRSRSSINMKNFRKFNARRKWKLSYNMVSACNRLCRMRLLCSPRTEDEELRCCESDQEEEGSRPVMLLRRRRSSCS is encoded by the exons ATGGCTGAGGATGGCGGGGCTTCCTCTGACAGCCCCAAG gcgGTCACCCTGCCTGCACGCAGTGTGGAGGACTTGTATGAGCTGCTGGAGACGCTGGGCAG TGGGCACTTTGGAGTGGTGAAGCGATGCCGGGAGCGCAGCACCGGTGTTTTCTATGCTGCCAAGTTTGTGAAGACACGGAGGTGCCGGGGCAGCCGGCGAGGTCTGGAGAGGGTACAGGTAGAGAAGGAGGTGGCCATCCTGCGGGACCTGCAGCATCCCAACATCATGCAGCTGCACGACCTCTTcacctgcagagctgagatggTGCTGGTGTTGGAACT GATGCGTGGTGGGGAACTCTTTGACTTCATTGCGGAGAAGGAGATGCTGTCGGAGGAAGAGGCCATCGAGTTCCTGGAGCAGATCTTGCTTGGAGTGCAGTACCTTCATGGGCGCCGCATTGCCCACTTTGACCTTAAG CCTGAGAACATcatgctgcaggagaaggacGTCCCCAAGCCCCAAATCAAGATCATTGACTTCGGCCTGGCCCAGAAGCTGGAGGATGGTGTCACCTTCAAGAGCCTCTGTGGGACCCCCCAATACATTG CTCCCGAAGTGATCAACTATGAACCACTGAGCTCCGCCACTGACATGTG GAGCATCGGGGTCATCACCTACATCCT GCTCAGCGGCTTGTCCCCCTTCCAGGGTGAGACAGATGCTGAGACCCTCTCCAATGTCCTGGAGGGAGCCTATGAGTTCGAGGAACGTTACTTCAGTGAGACCTCTGAGATGGCCAAGGACTTCATCCAGCAGCTATTGGTGAAGGAGCCTCA GGAGCGAATGACTGCATCTGAGTGCCTCGTGCACCCCTGGATTAAG CCCCTGAGCAGGAAACAGGCAGCAAAACGGAGCCGTTCCTCCATCAACATGAAAAACTTCCGCAAGTTCAACGCCCGGAGGAAGTGGAAG CTCTCCTACAACATGGTATCCGCCTGCAACCGGCTGTGCCGCATgcggctgctctgcagccccaggaCAGAGGATGAGGAGCTG CGCTGCTGTGAGAGTGaccaggaggaggagggcagccGCCCTGTGATGCTGCTCCGCCGACGTAGGAGCAGCTGCTCCTGA
- the LOC140263483 gene encoding death-associated protein kinase 2-like isoform X1, with product MAEDGGASSDSPKAVTLPARSVEDLYELLETLGSGHFGVVKRCRERSTGVFYAAKFVKTRRCRGSRRGLERVQVEKEVAILRDLQHPNIMQLHDLFTCRAEMVLVLELIALPCRMRGGELFDFIAEKEMLSEEEAIEFLEQILLGVQYLHGRRIAHFDLKPENIMLQEKDVPKPQIKIIDFGLAQKLEDGVTFKSLCGTPQYIAPEVINYEPLSSATDMWSIGVITYILLSGLSPFQGETDAETLSNVLEGAYEFEERYFSETSEMAKDFIQQLLVKEPQERMTASECLVHPWIKPLSRKQAAKRSRSSINMKNFRKFNARRKWKLSYNMVSACNRLCRMRLLCSPRTEDEELRCCESDQEEEGSRPVMLLRRRRSSCS from the exons ATGGCTGAGGATGGCGGGGCTTCCTCTGACAGCCCCAAG gcgGTCACCCTGCCTGCACGCAGTGTGGAGGACTTGTATGAGCTGCTGGAGACGCTGGGCAG TGGGCACTTTGGAGTGGTGAAGCGATGCCGGGAGCGCAGCACCGGTGTTTTCTATGCTGCCAAGTTTGTGAAGACACGGAGGTGCCGGGGCAGCCGGCGAGGTCTGGAGAGGGTACAGGTAGAGAAGGAGGTGGCCATCCTGCGGGACCTGCAGCATCCCAACATCATGCAGCTGCACGACCTCTTcacctgcagagctgagatggTGCTGGTGTTGGAACT CATTGCCCTGCCGTGCAGGATGCGTGGTGGGGAACTCTTTGACTTCATTGCGGAGAAGGAGATGCTGTCGGAGGAAGAGGCCATCGAGTTCCTGGAGCAGATCTTGCTTGGAGTGCAGTACCTTCATGGGCGCCGCATTGCCCACTTTGACCTTAAG CCTGAGAACATcatgctgcaggagaaggacGTCCCCAAGCCCCAAATCAAGATCATTGACTTCGGCCTGGCCCAGAAGCTGGAGGATGGTGTCACCTTCAAGAGCCTCTGTGGGACCCCCCAATACATTG CTCCCGAAGTGATCAACTATGAACCACTGAGCTCCGCCACTGACATGTG GAGCATCGGGGTCATCACCTACATCCT GCTCAGCGGCTTGTCCCCCTTCCAGGGTGAGACAGATGCTGAGACCCTCTCCAATGTCCTGGAGGGAGCCTATGAGTTCGAGGAACGTTACTTCAGTGAGACCTCTGAGATGGCCAAGGACTTCATCCAGCAGCTATTGGTGAAGGAGCCTCA GGAGCGAATGACTGCATCTGAGTGCCTCGTGCACCCCTGGATTAAG CCCCTGAGCAGGAAACAGGCAGCAAAACGGAGCCGTTCCTCCATCAACATGAAAAACTTCCGCAAGTTCAACGCCCGGAGGAAGTGGAAG CTCTCCTACAACATGGTATCCGCCTGCAACCGGCTGTGCCGCATgcggctgctctgcagccccaggaCAGAGGATGAGGAGCTG CGCTGCTGTGAGAGTGaccaggaggaggagggcagccGCCCTGTGATGCTGCTCCGCCGACGTAGGAGCAGCTGCTCCTGA
- the LOC140263483 gene encoding death-associated protein kinase 2-like isoform X3 translates to MAEDGGASSDSPKAVTLPARSVEDLYELLETLGSGHFGVVKRCRERSTGVFYAAKFVKTRRCRGSRRGLERVQVEKEVAILRDLQHPNIMQLHDLFTCRAEMVLVLELIALPCRMRGGELFDFIAEKEMLSEEEAIEFLEQILLGVQYLHGRRIAHFDLKPENIMLQEKDVPKPQIKIIDFGLAQKLEDGVTFKSLCGTPQYIAPEVINYEPLSSATDMWSIGVITYILLSGLSPFQGETDAETLSNVLEGAYEFEERYFSETSEMAKDFIQQLLVKEPQERMTASECLVHPWIKHRPPSP, encoded by the exons ATGGCTGAGGATGGCGGGGCTTCCTCTGACAGCCCCAAG gcgGTCACCCTGCCTGCACGCAGTGTGGAGGACTTGTATGAGCTGCTGGAGACGCTGGGCAG TGGGCACTTTGGAGTGGTGAAGCGATGCCGGGAGCGCAGCACCGGTGTTTTCTATGCTGCCAAGTTTGTGAAGACACGGAGGTGCCGGGGCAGCCGGCGAGGTCTGGAGAGGGTACAGGTAGAGAAGGAGGTGGCCATCCTGCGGGACCTGCAGCATCCCAACATCATGCAGCTGCACGACCTCTTcacctgcagagctgagatggTGCTGGTGTTGGAACT CATTGCCCTGCCGTGCAGGATGCGTGGTGGGGAACTCTTTGACTTCATTGCGGAGAAGGAGATGCTGTCGGAGGAAGAGGCCATCGAGTTCCTGGAGCAGATCTTGCTTGGAGTGCAGTACCTTCATGGGCGCCGCATTGCCCACTTTGACCTTAAG CCTGAGAACATcatgctgcaggagaaggacGTCCCCAAGCCCCAAATCAAGATCATTGACTTCGGCCTGGCCCAGAAGCTGGAGGATGGTGTCACCTTCAAGAGCCTCTGTGGGACCCCCCAATACATTG CTCCCGAAGTGATCAACTATGAACCACTGAGCTCCGCCACTGACATGTG GAGCATCGGGGTCATCACCTACATCCT GCTCAGCGGCTTGTCCCCCTTCCAGGGTGAGACAGATGCTGAGACCCTCTCCAATGTCCTGGAGGGAGCCTATGAGTTCGAGGAACGTTACTTCAGTGAGACCTCTGAGATGGCCAAGGACTTCATCCAGCAGCTATTGGTGAAGGAGCCTCA GGAGCGAATGACTGCATCTGAGTGCCTCGTGCACCCCTGGATTAAG CATCGTCCCCCCAGCCCCTGA